One genomic region from Mastacembelus armatus chromosome 21, fMasArm1.2, whole genome shotgun sequence encodes:
- the cox17 gene encoding cytochrome c oxidase copper chaperone translates to MSTLSAASLESSAGTGSTEQKKPLKPCCACPETKKVRDACIIEKGEEKCTDLIEAHKECMRALGFKI, encoded by the exons ATGTCGACACTGTCTGCAGCCAGCTTGGAGTCTTCTGCTGGGACTGGGAGCACAGAGCAGAAGAAGCCACTAAAACCTTGCTGTGCTTGTCCAGAAACGAAAAAAGTCAGGGATGCTTG CATCATTgagaagggagaggagaagTGCACAGATCTAATCGAGGCACATAAAGAGTGCATGAGAGCACTTGGATTCAAAATATAA
- the popdc2 gene encoding popeye domain-containing 2 produces the protein MSADGTTLLDTLIFAPLCDGWSNNTEGAIYHLGNTILFLGYMGGSGAYGCLFIFGFMVPAFLCLSLWGWLTICGLDVFTWNLLMLLACLGQICHLFYRLHQEGIRSEELTSLYQAVYLPLGVPVQVFKAIANAFENKVVELKAGECYAVEGKTPIDQLSFLLSGRISVSLEGQFLHYIHRHQFLDSPEWESLRPNEEGKFQVTLTAEEDSRYISWRRRRLYMLISKERYIARIFAVMLGYDIAEKLYNLNNKLYIKSGVLLDIRLPSLYHVLAPSSQGSEGGSGSDGGVVKEQQTEQQDEDSAPTYEKSNPAQSQPLQPHLPGPRKTQLDEPQATQHDHYQHPWGLDPELPSGEDSTSLVLEDFADVAGSLMDYGNERDYLR, from the exons ATGAGTGCAGACGGTACGACTCTGCTGGACACCTTGATCTTTGCCCCTCTCTGTGATGGCTGGAGCAACAACACCGAAGGAGCCATCTACCATCTGGGTAACACAATCCTGTTCCTGGGCTACATGGGAGGAAGCGGGGCCTATGGGTGTCTTTTCATCTTCGGCTTTATGGTTCCTGCCTTCCTGTGCCTGTCCCTGTGGGGCTGGCTGACGATCTGCGGCCTGGACGTCTTCACCTGGAACCTGCTTATGTTGCTCGCCTGCCTTGGTCAAATCTGCCACCTTTTTTATCGGCTGCATCAGGAGGGCATACGGAGTGAGGAGCTGACCTCCCTCTACCAGGCAGTCTACCTGCCACTGGGTGTGCCTGTCCAGGTGTTCAAGGCGATAGCAAATGCTTTTGAGAATAAGGTGGTGGAGCTGAAAGCAGGAGAGTGTTATGCTGTGGAGGGCAAGACACCCATCGACCAGCTCTCCTTTCTGCTGTCTGGAAG GATCAGCGTATCTTTGGAGGGCCAGTTCCTACATTACATCCATCGCCACCAGTTCCTCGACTCTCCAGAGTGGGAGTCTCTCAGACCAAACGAGGAAGGAAAGTTCCAG GTGACCCTGACAGCAGAGGAAGACTCCCGCTACATCTCATGGCGTCGCCGCCGCCTCTACATGCTGATATCAAAGGAACGCTACATTGCCCGCATCTTCGCTGTCATGCTGGGCTACGACATTGCAGAGAAGCTCTACAATCTCAACAACAAGCTCTACATTAAGAGCGGGGTGCTGTTGGACATCCGTCTGCCGAGCCTCTACCACGTCCTGGCCCCTTCCTCACAGGGCAGCGAAGGCGGCAGTGGCAGTGATGGCGGTGTGGTCAAGGAGCAACAAACTGAACAGCAGGACGAAGACTCAGCACCAACCTATGAGAAATCCAATCCAGCACAGTCTCAGCCCCTCCAGCCACATCTGCCTGGACCAAGGAAGACCCAACTGGATGAGCCCCAGGCCACCCAGCATGACCACTATCAGCACCCCTGGGGGTTAGACCCGGAGCTGCCCTCTGGTGAGGACTCCACCAGCCTGGTCCTGGAGGACTTCGCTGATGTGGCGGGCTCCCTAATGGATTATGGCAATGAGAGGGATTATTTGAGGTAG